In Theileria equi strain WA chromosome 4 map unlocalized gcontig_1105316255033, whole genome shotgun sequence, the following are encoded in one genomic region:
- a CDS encoding conserved hypothetical protein (encoded by transcript BEWA_015250A) — protein MTRIHKIHPTKPSFTFVGSALPNANYDGRMHIRLLSRTILDPKVFKNDRTSANYIKYGSFSPDGSCYLSVSEDNTIVLYHTDERLIEAIKENTNPELDTDIIESKFALRVAVKEDFRDLSWFPGFSWSYPDSCCFVAASRNGPIILYDAHYGKRHFSYKPINASGEIADTYSLSFHHLGKYLLSGGNAAVYVFDIEAPGEHLEVRKLSTRRGGGQKGIISTIVHNTCGSSNIYACGSYNGSIGVYDHNESRNKSIFGDFGDPDNPLGAVTQLKWKDKHMLVVGCRSDYYLRIYDVRGDCSTPIHRFYRPVATNQRVIFDIREDLVISGSTCGDILVYSILEDSAVTSKHISNLPVTVSVFHPTLPIFLTGNGTRCFDEHNINTDNEDKHVEDDIQLNMWSMGM, from the exons ATGACACGAATCCACAA GATCCACCCTACCAAGCCGTCATTCACATTTGTCGGATCCGCATTACCAAATGCCAATTATGATGGAAGAATGCACATAAGATTATTATCAAGGACGATCTTGGATCCTAAggtatttaaaaatgaCAGAACCAGTGCAAATTACATAAAGTACGGATCTTTTAGCCCCGATGGGTCCTGTTATTTATCCGTTAGCGAGGATAATACTATCGTGTTGTATCATACGGACGAACGGTTAATAG AAGCCATCAAGGAAAACACAAATCCAGAATTAGACACAGATATAATAGAATCTAAGTTTGCATTAAGGGTAGCAGTAAAAGAAGACTTTAGAGATCTTTCCTGGTTCCCAGGTTTCAGTTGGAGTTACCCAGATTCTTGCTGTTTCGTGGCAGCATCAAGAAATGGACCC ATTATTTTATATGACGCCCATTACGGGAAAAGACATTTTTCATATAAGCCAATAAATGCTAGCGGTGAAATCGCAGACACTTATTCGCTCAGTTTCCATCATCTAGGGAAGTATCTCCTGTCAGGAGGAAATGCTGCCGTTTATGTATTTGACATAGAGGCACCGGGAGAACACCTAGAG GTGCGCAAATTGTCCACTCGGAGAGGTGGTGGTCAAAAGGGCATTATATCTACCATAGTCCATAATACTTGCGGATCTAGCAATATTTATGCTTGTGGTAGTTATAATGGTTCAATCGGTGTGTATGATCACAATGAATCCAGAAACAAAAGCATTTTTGGTGATTTCGGTGATCCTGATAACCCATTGGGTGCAGTCACTCAATTAAAATGGAAAGACAAGCATATGTTGGTGGTTGGTTGCAGAAGTGATTACTATTTGAGGATTTATGATGTGCGCGGGGATTGTTCTACTCCAATACACAGATTTTATCGCCCTGTTGCAACTAATCAGAGAGTCATATTTGACATACGTGAAGATTTAGTTATATCAG GCTCAACATGCGGAGATATTTTAGTTTATAGTATTTTAGAAGACTCTGCAGTTACGTCAAAACATATTTCAAACTTGCCAGTAACCGTTTCCGTCTTTCATCCAACACTCCCGATTTTTTTGACAGGGAACGGCACCAGATGCTTTGATGAACACAACATAAATACAGATAACGAGGATAAACATGTAGAAGATGATATACAACTAAACATGTGGTCAATGGGGATGTGA
- a CDS encoding eukaryotic translation initiation factor, putative (encoded by transcript BEWA_015240A), whose product MAFSEKVQPENAVVTSKPKVWKPLLRVSNAEGLELLCRQIKGNLNKLTIEKFETLAEKIAIQCESLDNYSDLQKVVGLIIDKAVIEPDWSEMYSDLCQILFWRSRDYEVDGKKLSFATALLTKIQHEYESTPQTFDYDLSAMSEDQELYVKKLKTKVLGTIKMIGELFQRKMLGFKIVNKVVIDLVMNQEPHEHFIECFIQLIYSTGYYIDQSPNMRPVLDMWFGRLKELMLRKGYSKRIKCIIQDVLNLPKAQWHKKVHRETAKALNDLRDQVHSEDILGGSALAAQFGNIVIVGQRYNLYANCTYGGYMKRQEELFKAKRNSTTEK is encoded by the exons ATGGCTTTTAGTGAGAAGGTTCAACCCGAGAATGCCGTCGTAACGTCCAAACCAA AAGTATGGAAGCCACTACTGAGAGTTTCAAACGCGGAAGGCTTGGAATTATTGTGTCGTCAAATCAAAGGAAATCTAAACAAGCTGACTATCGAGAAATTTGAGACACTAGCTGAAAAAATCGCAATACAATGTGAATCTTTGGATAATTATAGTGACCTTCAAAAGGTTGTCGGACTTATTATTGATAAGGCCGTTATAGAACCTGATTGGTCCGAGATGTATTCTGATTTATGCCAG ATCTTGTTCTGGCGATCACGCGACTACGAAGTTGATGGGAAGAAATTATCATTTGCGACTGCGCTGTTAACCAAAATCCAACATGAATATGAGTCCACTCCCCAAACGTTTGATTATGATCTTTCTGCTATGTCAGAGGACCAGGAGCTATACGTGAAAAAGttaaaaacaaaagtttTGGGTACCATAAAAATGATTGGTGAATTATTTCAGCGCAAGATGTTaggatttaaaattgtcaATAAAGTGGTAATTGATTTGGTTATGAACCAGGAACCACATGAACATTTCATCGAGTGTTTTATTCAACTAATCTACAGCACAG GATATTACATTGATCAGAGTCCAAATATGCGCCCAGTTCTAGACATGTGGTTCGGTAGATTAAAAGAGCTAATGCTACGCAAGGGATATTCCAAGAGAATTAAATGCATCATACAAGATGTCTTAAATTTGCCAAAAGCACAATGGCATAAAAAGGTGCACAGAGAAACAGCGAAGGCCTTAAATGATTTGAGAGACCAAGTTCACTCAGAAGACATTCTGGGAGGGTCTGCCTTAGCTGCGCAATTTGGTAATATTGTCATAGTTGGACAAAGATACAATCTCTATGCCAACTGTACGTACGGCGGATATATGAAACGTCAAGAGGAGTTATTTAAAGCTAAACGCAATTCCACTACAGAAAAATAG
- a CDS encoding signal peptide containing protein (encoded by transcript BEWA_015220A), translating to MKPAIGLLISIFTNIFLFHIRQSYALQIHDDIKAETYTPLLQRTDVPSEIAKIITLSDKYNANVCFLRNTYLGQEDVPNECKCTFSRLQKIELECANQENRNEAKCQSKLCETCCILSLSSKFSKENNSSLPVNCKMRCLNSPIISNITEDSLQFLNDYLLKIDNIYHEKFDFVKPKEEKEVPTQYHVTPLKEKDDSL from the exons ATGAAGCCCGCAATAGGATTGCTCATTTctatatttacaaatattttccttttccatataAGGCAGTCATACGCTCTGCAGATTCACGACGACATCAAGGCTGAGACATACACACCCCTGCTACAGAGGACTGATGTGCCCAGTGAAATCGCAAAAATAATAACGCTATCGGACAAATATAACG CAAATGTCTGTTTCTTGAGAAACACCTATTTGGGACAGGAAGACGTACCTAACGAATGCAAATGTACTTTCTCGAGATTAC AAAAAATTGAGTTGGAATGTGCAAATCAAGAAAACCGAAACGAGGCCAAATGTCAAAGTAAACTTTGTGAAACTTGCTGTATCCTTAGTTTGTCTTCGAAGTTTAGCAAGGAGAATAACTCTTCACTACCAGTAAACTGCAAGATGAGATGCTTAAACTCTCCCATTATCAGCAACATCACTGAGGATTCTCTGCAGTTTCTGAATGACTATCTATTAAAAATAGATAATATATATCATGAAAAGTTCGATTTCGTAAAGCCCAAGG AGGAAAAGGAAGTTCCTACTCAGTATCACGTAACACCTCTTAAAGAGAAAGATGACAGTTTGTAA
- a CDS encoding conserved hypothetical protein (encoded by transcript BEWA_015230A), whose amino-acid sequence MQGCDCSSIIGIQSAVAAASFALCLYTCKKVKMCKCHKKGNDAGLFLPLPQGHIEDLIEQKNEPIEDSDIPKVAITKLQLPKQKTEKNKHEKFTNATSIVELIFILAKESGSIIPHRLLDEIISVSKSEKLKEEQCISSLSYEFVGVYGAEKIQQADVALFTSIMSNVISLEYECYIEFLITLDALDRAILNSFDPMVVLTSLYLISANWDKGECAKPTELSSILKTNNIDASKVASTITVVNIHRRTINVTEEGISKAVDSIRAAVVRRSSRIRKTNK is encoded by the exons ATGCAAGGATGTGATTGTTCATCAATAATAGGCATACAAAGTGCAGTGGCAGCTGCCTCCTTTGCATTGTGTCTGTACACGTGTAAGAAAGttaaaatgtgcaaatgTCATAAAAAGGGCAACGATGCAGGGTTATTTTTACCTTTACCACAAGGTCACATTGAAGATCTAATCGAACAAAAAAATGAGCCCATAGAAGACAGTGATATACCGAAAGTTGCGATAACTAAATTACAGCTACCGAAACAAAAGACAGAGAAAAAC AAACATGAAAAGTTCACCAATGCTACTTCTATTGTAGAACTAATCTTTATACTAGCCAAAGAGTCTGGATCGATAATTCCTCATCGTCTACTGGATGAAATTATAAGCGTCTCAAAATCCGAAAAATTAAAAGAGGAACAATGtatatcatctttatcttATGAATTTG TCGGAGTGTATGGAGCCGAGAAGATACAACAAGCTGATGTAGCCCTGTTTACTAGCATTATGTCAAACGTTATAAGTTTAGA GTACGAGTGCTATATCGAGTTCCTAATCACACTTGACGCACTAGACAGGGCAATACTAAACTCATTTGACCCTATGGTTGTGCTTACATCATTATATCTGATATCTGCAAACTGGGACAAAGGAGAATGTGCAAAACCAACTGAATTATCATCAATTCTAAAG ACCAATAATATCGATGCCAGTAAAGTGGCTAGTACAATAACAGTGGTTAATATCCATAGAAGGACAATAAATGTTACGGAAGAAGGAATTTCTAAGGCTGTTGACTCTATAAGGGCAGCTGTGGTCAGAAGATCCTCAAGAATAAGGAAGACAAACAAATGA
- a CDS encoding conserved hypothetical protein (encoded by transcript BEWA_015300A) has protein sequence MANRTDPMANMVHGTNPQYLFSKIMRDKVYNSIYWKESCFGLTSESIIDKAIEIEYIGGTFGGNRQPSPFICLVLKLLQIQPELDIVEEYIKNEDYKYLRALGVYYLRLVGDPVRVYKTLEPLLSDYRRLRFRGPDGSYTIKHMDEFVDDCLRSSTYLDVDLPPLAKRINLENSNRIDGPRISPLDHLLMQK, from the exons ATGGCTAATAGGACGGATCCTATGGCCAATATGGTACATGGTACCAATCCACAGTACCTCTTTAGCAAAATTATGCGCGATAAAGTGTACAATAGTATCTATTGGAAAGAAAGTTGTTTCGGGCTCACATCAGAGTCAATTATCGATAAAGCAATCGAAATAGAGTATATAGGAGGAACTTTTGGGGGAAATCGGCAACCGTCGCCATTTATATGTTTGGTACTCAAACTTCTGCAGATACAGCCAGAGCTAGATATTGTAGAAGAGtatataaagaatgaagattaCAAATACCTTCGTGCTTTGGGTGTTTATTACCT GCGCCTAGTTGGAGATCCAGTGCGTGTGTATAAAACACTGGAACCACTACTCTCAGATTATCGCAGATTACGCTTCAGGGGTCCTGATGGAA GCTATACAATAAAGCATATGGATGAATTCGTAGACGATTGTTTACGATCATCAACCTATCTTGATGTGGATTTGCCACCACTTGCTAAGCGtataaatttggaaaatagCAATCGTATAGACGGACCTCGCATATCACCACTAGACCACCTACTAATgcaaaaataa
- a CDS encoding 50S ribosomal protein L2, putative (encoded by transcript BEWA_015290A), giving the protein MFKFLSQRYFSSAYANLKRVVPQYVDFETKFPKCKIDKPLLPIPYTQEKNQALLKNMDFKQTLSDCRVVKQLSIRRVKFSGRNYTGHITVRHRGGGHIQRIRFIDFKRQRKDIFATVLRIEYDPIRTAHIALVQYDDGVLSYILCAAGILPGTRLLASASAPIEPGNCLPLRNIPTNSIVHNVEIRPGAGGQIARSGGVYCTLVEKDDHFATLKLSSTELRRFPLDCWATIGQLSNTEHSKKNLKKAGTRRNMGWRPSVRGLAMNPNCHPHGGGTSQKGTKRPRCSIWGICTSGYRTRSKNKPLGFIVRRKVCGRLMKKYGISKNS; this is encoded by the exons ATGTTCAAGTTTTTATCGCAGAGGTATTTCTCAT CGGCCTATGCCAATTTAAAGAGAGTAGTACCTCAATACGTAGATTTTGaaacaaaatttccaaaatgtaaaatagaTAAACCATTGTTGCCTATACCATATACACAG GAGAAAAACCAAGCacttttaaaaaatatggatTTTAAGCAAACACTTAGTGACTGTAGAGTTGTAAAACAGTTATCTATTAGACGTGTAAAGTTTAGCGGAAGGAACTACACGGGACACATAACCGTTCGCCACCGGGGTGGAGGACATATCCAACGCATTCGTTTTATTGACTTTAAAAGGCAACGAAAGGACATATTTGCTACTGTATTGCGTATAGAATATGATCCTATACGTACTGCGCATATCGCGTTGGTGCAATATGACGACGGTGTTCTGAGTTATATTTTGTGTGCTGCTGGAATTTTACCGGGAACCAGGTTGTTAGCTAGTGCTTCAGCGCCAATAGAACCTGGTAATTGTCTTCCACTGCGAAATATTCCA ACAAACTCCATCGTACACAATGTGGAAATAAGACCCGGTGCTGGAGGTCAAATTGCAAGATCTGGTGGAGTATATTGTACTCTCGTAGA AAAAGATGATCATTTTGCTACACTGAAGTTATCGTCCACAGAGTTGCGCCGATTCCCACTTGACTGCTGGGCCACAATAGGTCAACTTTCAAATACTGAACATTCCAAAAAAAACCTTAAAAAGGCTGGCACAAGAAG AAATATGGGTTGGAGACCCAGTGTTCGTGGTCTTGCCATGAATCCAAATTGCCATCCTCATGGAG GTGGAACCAGTCAAAAAGGTACAAAACGTCCTAGATGCTCCATTTGGGGTATTTGTACATCTGGCTATCGTACTAGAAGCAAGAACAAACCTCTCGGTTTCATCGTACGTCGTAAAGTATGTGGAAGATTAATGAAAAAGTATGGAATCTCAAAGAACTCATAA
- a CDS encoding conserved hypothetical protein (encoded by transcript BEWA_015260A), translating to MIFVLVWFLFFAKISDGNILHSNSNTLSGICHDLVQSFEILNKNELLKLVDINKCQDYELLGEKVLNISNKESNYCYKTAELILCNIKYKPYEANFNCEHIRDKFFQIVNKCTNDKESTENNCSNVNLESLFISDPLEFCRSNFIVLDGGKQIGFEDVEHDYCVRIVDNFNICQSVAKKMNHKKFCLDGGFQSYCSHYIKGMENIVNSYIAEIHDDTYETMCKNFVLPFVFSKLIESPETFSPNICKDSDNDISASILKKRDDIMYKSQSYTDCMDSELAYKYWVQDTESKMDKMAIGLQDIVKHSNLCFNYMIYCYSWSYGFDDLVKTEFGKGIKMVQGIFDQSVRLPQYQNNITKLIAEMDTLFLLERKIQETVVHFKQLYSLVTSGAHYFITFRYNSEQDRIAIGKARQTLARINTLFPQRVSMIKRALNTKEPFYSNISKANELHEKANHLKFIAELHEAQLSALRKIIAKTKDSNFLQSIKLS from the exons atgattTTCGTACTGGTATGGTTTCTATTTTTCGCCAAAATCTCAGATGGAAATATTCTTCACTCAAATTCCAACACCCTTTCGGGAATATGCCATGATTTGGTACAAAGTTTTGAAATATTAAACAAGAATGAACTACTTAAGTTGGTAGACATAAACAAGTGCCAAGATTATGAACTACTAGGGGAGAAGGTCCTAAATATCTCAAACAAGGAAAGCAATTATTGCTATAAAACCGCGGAGCTTATATTGTGcaatataaaatacaagcCTTATGAAGCGAATTTTAACTGTGAGCATATTAGAGATAAGTTCTTTCAAATAGTaaacaaatgtacaaatgataaagaaaGTACAGAGAACAACTGCTCAAATGTAAACTTGGAAAGTTTATTCATCTCTGACCCCCTCGAGTTTTGCAGATCAAACTTTATAGTTTTAGATG GTGGAAAACAAATTGGATTTGAAGATGTGGAACACGACTATTGTGTTAGAATAGTGGAcaattttaacatttgCCAATCAGTAGCAAAAAAAATGAACCACAAAAAATTTTGTCTAGATGGAGGATTCCAAAGTTATTGCAGTCATTATATTAAAGGTATGGAAAATATTGTAAATTCATATATTGCAGAAATACATGACGACACATATGAAACAATGTGTAAAAACTTTGTTCTACCATTTGTCTTCTCGAAGCTAATTGAATCCCCCGAAACATTCTCACCTAACATTTGCAAGGACAGTGATAATGATATCAGTGCTAGTATATTGAAAAAAAGG GATGATATAATGTACAAGAGCCAATCATACACAGACTGTATGGATTCAGAACTAGCGTACAAATACTGGGTGCAAGATACAGAATCAaaaatggacaaaatg GCTATCGGGTTACAAGATATTGTTAAACATTCAAATTTATGTTTTAATTATATGATATATTGTTACAGTTGGTCATATGGTTTTGATGATCTTGTT AAGACTGAATTTGGAAAGGGAATAAAAATGGTACAAGGCATTTTTGACCAGTCTGTTAGGCTTCCTCAATATCAAAATAATATCACGAAACTTATCGCAGAAATGGATACCCTATTCCTTCTAGAAAGGAAGATACAGGAAACAGTCGTACACTTCAAACAACTTTATTCATTG GTCACATCGGGGGCACACTATTTCATCACG TTTAGGTATAACAGTGAACAGGACCGTATAGCAATTGGAAAGGCGAGGCAAACATTGGCACGTATCAACACCCTTTTTCCACAACGCGTGTCGATGATCAAAAGGGCACTAAATACCAAAGAACCATTTTATAGCAATATATCGAAGGCCAATGAACTTCATGAAAAGGCTAATCATTTGAAATTTATCGCAGAACTACATGAGGCTCAACTATCTGCATTACGCAAAATCATCGCAAAGACAAAGGATTCAAACTTTTTACAATCCATAAAACTCTCTTGA
- a CDS encoding conserved hypothetical protein (encoded by transcript BEWA_015280A) codes for MVNKKDKRPKIGQESSNPFELLERKKHSHKVSNSSGKSRFLKKYQDDSNIYQYTSKKSQKLQLYNLKEPINLTHKNQPIEEHYESDLEGSSDGDIDLRGDYTNIPQALENYKREKEITKRDKQDQQNLLSKIDSQFNDLDLSQFYKPTKGSLEYYKNPDEKPKKLDKYDLNLRDLQFNKPSVSENLELTKKFKSSTSVDERCDIVKKIVTSNETYATFSGDYVRGTTASIIDVLRSQNPDKFCHYFDVFIKGLNYLYRHNPKEYKAYFTKEVECLLESIENGVGYTLEAILLVYMIAKVCKVDSDYYQLSLLVVEEWLKCFVRDTNHIEKDDVETWTVVKLLLALTYSLVLDGEFYMPYFYHFCMKICKIVNYKVEFVPQVLTLVKITLNMLLKNGCHINPAILQILMPHLDTISDNYKDINVINDYNTGLKSFIQDILSKEPERRSLDVYNTPKIKFELPKIKFTKKFSKDRIYTKNQEKSEYKSLKRQLLQNTFAEIERNSKLRLEKRLKSQQRYKEVVRNAMLEQDMLKKLATTEMIISKIRFFGTLSLHKFNKLASTQLRNLYEHLELLDDVDALEFDGTVLNVELANRKMIVVNKHEPSQQIWYSSFTGVDYFDYSDNKWTSSRSGHTLTSLIADDVYKAIGQNVDFSKSS; via the exons ATGGTTAATAAGAAGGATAAAAGGCCAAAGATTGGCCAAGAATCTTCGAATCCATTCGAACTTCTCGAGCGCAAGAAGCACAGTCAC AAGGTATCGAATAGCAGTGGAAAGAGCCGTTTTTTAAAGAAATACCAGGATGATAGCAACATATATCAATATACAAGTAAAAAGAGTCAAAAATTACAGCTATACAACTTGAAGGAGCCTATAAATCTCACGCATAAGAATCAACCTATTGAAGAACACTACGAATCTGACTTAGAAGGATCATCTGACGGAGATATTGACCTCCGCGGTGACTATACCAATATTCCACAAGCTCTAGAGAACTATAAAAGGGAAAAAGAGATTACCAAACGTGATAAACAGGATCAACAGAACCTTTTATCTAAGATTGACTCACAATTTAATGATTTGGATCTATCGCAGTTCTATAAACCAACCAAAGG GTCTCTCGAATACTACAAAAATCCTGACGAGAAACCAAAGAAACTGGACAAATATGACCTTAATTTGAGAGACTTGCAGTTTAATAAGCCCAGTGTTAGTGAAAACCTGGAATTAACAAAGAAATTCAAGTCATCCACAAGCGTTGATGAACGATGTGATATAGTAAAGAAGATTGTAACAAGTAATGAAACATATGCTACATTCTCTGGAGATTATGTCAGAGGTACTACAGCCTCTATAATAGATGTTTTGAGATCGCAAAATCCAGACAAATTTTGTCACTACTTTGACGTATTCATAAAAGGGTTAAACTATTTATATAGACACAACCCTAAGGAATACAAGGCATACTTTACTAAGGAAGTTGAGTGTTTGTTGGAATCTATTGAGAATGGCGTGGGTTACACACTGGAGGCTATTCTTTTGGTTTATATGATTGCCAAAGTATGTAAAGTAGATTCTGATTATTATCAACTTTCATTACTTGTGGTTGAGGAGTGGCTAAAATGTTTTGTAAGGGATACAAATCACATTGAGAAGGATGATGTTGAAACATGGACTGTAGTTAAGCTATTGTTGGCGTTAACCTACAGCCTTGTGCTAGATGGAGAATTTTATATGCCATACTTTTACCATTTTTGTATGAAAATATGTAAAATTGTGAATTACAAAGTCGAATTTGTGCCCCAAGTGTTAACATTGGTAAAGATAACGCTAAATATGCTCTTGAAGAATGGTTGTCATATAAATCCTGCCATTTTACAGATATTAATGCCACATCTGGACACGATTTCAGACAATTACAAGGATATTAACGTAATAAATGACTACAATACTGGATTGAAGAGTTTTATCCAAGATATACTCTCCAAGGAGCCAGAGCGGAGGTCTCTGGATGTATACAATACCCCA aaaataaaatttgaacttccaaagataaagtTCACTAAGAAGTTTAGCAAAGATCGGATATATACAAAGAATCAAGAGAAATCAGAGTACAAGTCTCTGAAACGCCAATTATTACAGAACACATTTGCTGAGATTGAACGTAACAGCAAACTTAGACTGGAGAAGCGCCTGAAATCTCAACAACGTTACAAGGAGGTCGTTAGAAATGCAATGCTTGAGCAAGATATGCTAAAGAAGTTGGCTACTACAG aaatGATTATAAGCAAGATACGCTTTTTTGGTACTCTTAGTTTGCACAAATTCAACAAACTGGCATCAACTCAACTTAGG aACTTATATGAGCACTTGGAATTACTTGATGACGTCGATGCCTTAGAGTTTGATGGGACTGTTTTGAATGTTGAATTAGCAAACCGCAAAATGATTGTAGTTAATAAACATGAGCCTTCACAACAAATTTGGTATTCCTCATTCACTGGTGTAGATTATTTTGACTATTCTGACAACAAATGGACATCTAGTAGGAGTG GCCACACGCTAACGTCTCTTATAGCCGATGATGTATATAAAGCCATTGGCCaaaatgtagatttttcaaaaaGTAGTTAG
- a CDS encoding conserved hypothetical protein (encoded by transcript BEWA_015270A) codes for MDNFEFGVLGGIFSGNTRQNDDIELSQKSESKYEASAEYTLPDISDVQQPIFQKQQKQATVDTLMPVTVNQIVANIVDPNQKLKIYNTPVFGMCIVGQVSNVEKLASVMHFDLNDATNTIKVHFSDVDMEINSDDYVQVVGSLVLLALDNFYFDAQHVINYGKHSQEIENALKYHRVLVAYAAYNLDVGIKLKLQNKHVGKLHDLPGPSPLEKLDEIVLGPEYEHIEDNVQIMIIKFLKSVQDGISKRSSIIQSLSQFYEGKILNTTLIMHTEPLIEEGIKQLETQSEIACTKDHVCLTI; via the coding sequence ATGGACAACTTCGAATTTGGTGTATTAGGAGGAATATTTTCAGGGAACACACGCCAGAATGATGACATTGAACTGAGCCAAAAATCAGAATCAAAGTATGAAGCCTCGGCGGAATATACCCTTCCTGATATTTCTGATGTTCAACAGCCCATATTTCAgaagcaacaaaaacagGCAACTGTTGATACGCTCATGCCTGTAACAGTAAATCAAATTGTGGCCAATATCGTGGATCCTAACCAAAAACTGAAGATTTACAACACACCTGTATTCGGAATGTGTATAGTAGGACAGGTGTCTAACGTAGAAAAACTCGCATCTGTGATGCACTTTGATTTAAATGACGCCACAAATACGATTAAAGTCCACTTTTCCGACGTAGATATGGAAATAAACTCCGATGATTATGTACAAGTCGTAGGTTCTCTGGTTTTGTTAGCTCTGGACAATTTCTATTTCGATGCTCAACACGTAATAAACTATGGGAAACATTCACAAGAAATAGAAAATGCTCTGAAATATCACAGAGTTTTAGTTGCATATGCAGCATATAATTTGGATGTCGGTATCAAACTCAAATTACAAAACAAACACGTTGGAAAACTTCATGACCTTCCAGGACCATCTCCCCTGGAAAAACTCGACGAAATCGTTCTAGGTCCTGAATACGAACACATTGAGGACAACGTCCAGATAATGATTATCAAGTTCCTCAAATCCGTCCAAGATGGAATTTCGAAGAGGTCGTCAATAATACAATCACTATCTCAATTCTATGAAGGTAAGATTTTAAATACAACGCTCATAATGCATACAGAACCCTTGATTGAAGAAGGAATAAAACAACTCGAAACTCAATCAGAGATTGCTTGTACTAAGGACCATGTCTGCTTAACAATTTAA